In the Phoenix dactylifera cultivar Barhee BC4 unplaced genomic scaffold, palm_55x_up_171113_PBpolish2nd_filt_p 001531F, whole genome shotgun sequence genome, one interval contains:
- the LOC103711228 gene encoding LOB domain-containing protein 27-like produces MYQPSEAIDVPSRMAAGSAGPGATLRRPISIPILILIMIAGSCSYKTSATSSHHCPSSLPSSSSAAASSSHACAACKYQRRKCNPDCILAPYFPADRRREFLNAHRLFGVANMLKIIRHVDPDQRYDAMRSIIYQSNARARDPIGGCHRIVVELERQLQRDSAELFLVHRQLAIYHAQAVLSPATAALADPNLLLNPLDDGGGGGDHVHSGHADNIIINNSNNPNNNQNYSYSGIIGLELPVPPPLPVPPLPLPLPPPSLMQHQEQPQCVVDEREVIPLVDMCDIGPDIATGDDDESSKSSTASNTGSFHSPEMSQRETQT; encoded by the exons ATGTACCAGCCGAGCGAAGCGATCGACGTGCCTTCTCGAATGGCCGCCGGAAGCGCAGGCCCAGGAGCGACCCTCCGTCGCCCAATCTCCATTCCCATCCTTATTCTGATCATGATCGCTGGCTCCTGCTCCTACAAAACCAGCGCCACCAGCAGCCACCACTGTCCCTCCTCCttgccctcctcctcctccgccgccgcgtcGTCGTCCCACGCCTGCGCCGCCTGCAAATATCAGCGCCGCAAGTGCAACCCGGACTGCATCCTCGCCCCCTACTTCCCCGCCGACCGGCGGCGCGAGTTCTTGAACGCCCACCGCCTTTTCGGCGTCGCCAACATGCTTAAGATCATCCGGCATGTCGATCCTGATCAGCGTTACGACGCGATGCGCTCCATCATCTACCAGTCCAATGCCCGCGCCCGCGACCCCATCGGCGGCTGCCACCGCATCGTCGTCGAACTCGAGCGCCAGCTCCAACGCGACTCTGCCGAATTATTCCTCGTCCACCGCCAGCTTGCCATCTACCACGCCCAAGCTGTTCTATCACCCGCCACGGCCGCTCTCGCCGATCCTAATCTTCTTCTTAACCCACTGGAcgatggcggcggcggcggcgaccaCGTTCATTCTGGCCATGCCGATAATATCATCATTAACAATAGCAATAACCCTAACAACAATCAAAATTATAGTTATAGTGGGATTATAGGATTGGAGCTGCCggtgccgccgccgctgccggtACCGCCGCTGCCGCTGCCGCTGCCGCCGCCGAGCCTCATGCAGCACCAGGAGCAGCCGCAGTGCGTGGTGGATGAGCGGGAAGTGATACCGCTCGTAGATATGTGTGACATCGGACCGGATATTGCCACTGGAGACGATGACGAAAGCTCGAAGAGTAGCACTGCGAGCAACACCGGTTCTTTCCACAG CCCCGAAATGAGCCAAAGGGAGACGCAAACATGA
- the LOC103699560 gene encoding LOB domain-containing protein 11-like, whose protein sequence is MSTATSSNTTATNARTHHPSSSSTTSNAQPATQACAACKYQRRKCNPDCTLAPYFPADQQRQFLNAHRLFGVSNILKIIRHLDPVQRAEAMRSIIFQSNARAHDPVGGCYRIILELERQLERDSAELALVLRQLAICRAQAQAALSPGTADLGINPNLILSTGDDTGSDAIYGSHQSGLVLPMQQQQQQPQQQQQQYYDYFYYEGGGDNPNGDHHNNNNHSISNSNGINGSYNNAGVEMEVATSSVLSLHPQQCRVDEEAVKPLVDMFEVRQAFPIGDDDEESAKNFAATVAEPFQCSGKIELKEELNPIEDVPEHDLKGAASLFTLTNCTSSSI, encoded by the exons ATGTCCACTGCGACCTCCTCCAATACCACCGCCACCAACGCCCGCACTCACCACCCCTCCTCGTCCTCCACCACCTCCAACGCCCAGCCCGCCACCCAGGCCTGCGCCGCCTGCAAGTACCAGCGCCGCAAGTGCAACCCCGACTGCACCCTCGCCCCCTACTTCCCCGCCGACCAGCAGCGCCAATTCCTCAACGCCCACCGCCTCTTCGGCGTCAGCAACATCCTCAAGATCATCCGCCATCTGGATCCCGTCCAGCGTGCCGAAGCCATGCGCTCCATCATCTTCCAGTCCAACGCCCGCGCCCATGACCCTGTCGGCGGATGCTACCGCATCATCCTCGAGCTCGAGCGCCAGCTCGAGCGTGACTCCGCCGAGCTCGCCCTCGTCCTCCGCCAGCTCGCCATCTGCCGCGCTCAGGCCCAAGCTGCTCTATCCCCCGGCACAGCCGACCTCGGCATCAATCCCAATCTCATTCTAAGCACCGGCGATGACACCGGCAGTGATGCCATCTACGGTAGCCATCAAAGCGGCCTCGTTCTTCcgatgcagcagcagcagcagcagccacagcagcagcagcagcagtactACGATTATTTCTATTATGAAGGTGGTGGTGACAACCCCAACGGCGACCATCATAACAATAACAACCATAGCATTAGCAATAGCAATGGCATTAACGGTAGTTACAATAACGCTGGGGTCGAGATGGAGGTGGCGACTTCGTCGGTGCTGAGCCTGCACCCGCAGCAGTGCAGGGTTGACGAGGAGGCTGTGAAGCCGCTCGTCGACATGTTCGAGGTCAGGCAAGCGTTCCCGATAGGGGATGACGACGAGGAATCCGCCAAGAATTTTGCTGCTACGGTTGCCGAACCATTCCAGTGCAG TGGTAAGATAGAgttgaaagaagaattaaaccctATTGAGGATGTTCCAGAGCATGATCTGAAAGGCGCCGCCTCCTTATTTACGCTCACAAATTGTACAAGCTCttccatatga